The region CCGTTGACTTCATTCGGTAGCGATAGCAACCCATGAGCATGGATGGCGCCGCAGCAGAAGAGGCGGCGGCCCGCTTTCTGGTGCGTCACGGCCTGACCATCGTGACACGGAATTACCGCTGCCGCTTTGGTGAAATCGACGTGATTGCCAATGATGGGAACACAATGGTGTTCGTCGAGGTCAAAGCCCGTTCCGGGAAAGGCTTCGGCGGCAGCATCTACAGCATTACACCGGCCAAACAACGCAAGCTGTTGGCCGCCGCTCAACACTATCTCGCCAGCCTGGGTCGCGAGCCTGCCTGCCGATTCGATGCAATTTTGTTCGATGGCAGCGGCGACCCGACTTGGCTGCGTAACATTCTGGAAGCCTGACAATGGATTTGGTTGAACGAATCAGCCGACAATTTGCCGACAATATCGAGCTGACCACACGCGTGATGCATGAATTGTCACCAGGGATTGCCCACGCTGCCGAACGTATCGTGGCTTGCCTGATGGCCGACGGCAAGCTCCTGGCCTGTGGAAACGGCAGCTCTGCGACCGATGCCCAGCGCATTGCCTCTTTATTGTTGAACCGCTTTGAACGCGAGCGGCCCGGTTTGGCTGCATTTGCCTTGACCAGTGATGCAACTACACTGGCAGCGATTGCTGAAGACTACGACTTTGACTTGGTCTACTCAAAACAAGTGCGTGCTATCGGCCAGCCTGCTGACCTGCTGCTGGCGGTATCCGCCAGCGGCAGCGCGGCCAATGTGGTGGAGGCGATCCATGCCGCACACGAGCGGCAGATGGGTGTCATTGCGCTATCTGCCGAGGGAAGCCTGATCGGTGATGTGCTGACCTCTGACGATGTGCACCTGCAAATTGCCGACGACCACGCCCCCAGGGTGAGAGAACTCCATATGTTGACGTTGCATGCCCTGTGCGACGCCATAGACTGCATGCTATTGGGAGCTGATTAAATGAAGAAAACCTATGTACTGATCGGCCTGATGACTTTGGCCATGCCCGTTTTGCAGGGTTGTGTCCCTTTGGTGGTCGGCGCGACCGCAGGGACGGTCTTGGTGGCAAATGATCGCCGCACCACTGGCACGCTGATCGATGACCGGTCGATTGAGTTGAAACTGGAAAACCGACTGAAGGACGAGTTTGGTGATCGTGCCCATGTCAACGTAACCAGCTATAACCGGGCCGCGCTGTTGACCGGCGAGGCGGAGAGCGGCGATGTGAAACAAGGTGCAGAGCGCGCAGCCAGAACCATCCCTGGTGTGGGCAAGATCCACAACGAGATCGTCATCGGCCCGAATGCCTCA is a window of Chitinivorax tropicus DNA encoding:
- a CDS encoding YraN family protein, encoding MSMDGAAAEEAAARFLVRHGLTIVTRNYRCRFGEIDVIANDGNTMVFVEVKARSGKGFGGSIYSITPAKQRKLLAAAQHYLASLGREPACRFDAILFDGSGDPTWLRNILEA
- a CDS encoding SIS domain-containing protein, yielding MDLVERISRQFADNIELTTRVMHELSPGIAHAAERIVACLMADGKLLACGNGSSATDAQRIASLLLNRFERERPGLAAFALTSDATTLAAIAEDYDFDLVYSKQVRAIGQPADLLLAVSASGSAANVVEAIHAAHERQMGVIALSAEGSLIGDVLTSDDVHLQIADDHAPRVRELHMLTLHALCDAIDCMLLGAD
- a CDS encoding BON domain-containing protein produces the protein MKKTYVLIGLMTLAMPVLQGCVPLVVGATAGTVLVANDRRTTGTLIDDRSIELKLENRLKDEFGDRAHVNVTSYNRAALLTGEAESGDVKQGAERAARTIPGVGKIHNEIVIGPNASLGSRTSDATTTTRVKTALIGNTSINANQIKVVTEAGSVYLMGMVSRFEGKTAADIAASISGVKRVVTLFEYLD